tatgaaatattataatttataatagcagCCCACGTTTTAgaggtctagttgcgcctatgagtATATCTACCGACGTATAGAATTACGGCTTTCGAAAACGATTAGGTCGATTGACTTATGCAAATGTCTATATAACACCCATATTTCTATGCCAAACGTCAACCCTTATGTGAGAGACATGTGTATAATTGGTTTAAGAATCATGGTAAAAATTGCACAATATAGACAACGACTCAATTGCAGTAGGTATGTATCAAAAACCGTAAATCGGTAGTCTATTTATCGGATTTGCTAATGTTTTCGAGactttatgataaatatttattttctaactcAACAGTATTATACAATGTGAATACATCTGcagttatcatattttttaataagtacacGCAACACGGTGAATTATCACAatacacattaattataattaaagcgTCTAGCTACGTCATACGCATAActgtagatttaaaataatatttagtttcatACAGcagtttaaatacatttatctcCGGACACTGATACACAAAGATAaacgtatttattaaaatcgagGTATGAAATTATTGTATCTGAAAACAACGTAATTGCAGTTATGAGTccataacacataatataatattataataacgccaggttatataactatttttaatttacaaaagtgattaaatatttttccacaTGGTGAAATTCTCattcaattttctttttcagTATTCCCGTGGGTCTATATTTTGAACTGTTGTCATAATGTTTTCGTACGGAAAATGCAAacgaaataatgtattttatctttAGCCATTTTCCCGTCGGACGTAACGTTAATACGAAATTACGACGTTTACCTGGCAAATGTTGTTTGTTATCAAATGTAGACGATACTACCCAGTTTTCCATGTAATTAACGGTGCAAGTTGTTGCCGAACAGACAACGATAAAGCCAATTTTCGTAAATGAAAAACTATATAATCGCAATTTGCCGGTAATAAcgcaatatacatatacgctCCGGCATAATAACATTGCCTATACGAAACTGTTAGAGGACCATAAAAGTGGTTGTGCAAAaaactttcaaattattattacggttCCCAAAtctcctatatatatatatggatactTACATAGAAATTTTCGACAAAACTAATGCTGAGCGCATATACCTTAACCTCGTTAATTctcataaaatgtatcatttatatttgttttttatataataaacgcgtaacggtttttttaaatttatgtattttaacaataattacaacataataaataattgatgacATATTAATGACAACTGAGAAGCATTGCAATCTCGCATCGTCTTGGACATGGgtagtaaatacaatataagtacaacggtaataaatattatgattgttattaattgaaCATTTGGACaactaatatgttattatatttaaatattatttatacggaATCACAAGATTATTCGtacagatcataatattataagagccGTCGAAAAGATTTATAAGATAACGGTTTCGACTTGGCCAACACAcgaattaaaattgaatcattttttaaacagatcaattatattatgttattgtatataatatacgttataatgCGTGATGTGATGGTTGTGCCGAAATTCCGAGAAATTCGTTGGACACCTCTGATATGGTACACTGTCAAACTATAACAGCGCTAACGAATAGACAttcttcttttaaaaaatagtatgaaaACCGACAGGGTCATTGAaacgataacatattattaaacaaatcatGGCTATTATAGTTCGTAATCGGGATTTAATCCGTTCGACAAAACCATTTTGACCGAACAAAACAATACCATACACGTCAtacttaattacaataatatggacaatcatatattattattaattgctcGTAACACACATCGGATTATCTGTAATTCTTTTTCGGTTAGTTTTAGTTTTGCAAAAACCGTATAGCGGTAAGTAGGTACTTGGGCGACTCCGACTTGAATATTAATaagcaatgataataatatataatatgtctctaATCATTATCAACCATACCAACGACTAATGACCGGCGTGACGAATCCCAAAAAGCGTTGTTTCGCGGcaatacaaaatagtataataatatattataaaactgcaAGGCTAACCGAGAACGAgcgaaatacataatattattataatacgtttatcGTGTTACTcgtttcgtattatattatggtcattCGCTAGTGAAGTCTGAGAGCCAATAATATCAAATGAAGATGACCGtcgagtgataataatattatatcgattatataaaattatatgatagatATTATGATGACTGATGTACTCAAACCATTGGATGACGAACTGTGTAACGCCAAGTCCAAAGggagggtatataatataaaacgagttaataataatagccgTCATATAGCGCGATAGGTACTTGTTAACCACAGCctataaaatagtacctacagtCTATACAATAGctatagtactattataaaaGCTActgataatgtaaaataataaaaattcaaattaatatcgTTCGTTTAAGtgtgtctattttatattactgtatgaatattataataataataaaaatataaaaaaccgttttatttttatttacgtcCGTGCCTGTAGATAAAGTTCGTACAACTGgtagtttattatttaggtatcgATAACTATACTAATGAAACCTTCAAGTATATCAACATATAACTAAAAAGGAAAATTCACtgcaataagaaaaaaatcaaataaatatagaagCACTTTAGTAATAGTGAGTACTTAACCACTTTAAGTCTCTTTAtcgacttttttaaaattaaaactgttattaaaatCAGCCGGTTCTTCTAGTACTGAAATATTTTGAGTAGGTAGCAAATTTAAACTAAGGAATGTTTGCTTTCTAtgcactttattatttttttttttgaattcttgATTTTTATTGGCAAAGATAAagagtattaataaattaattagtcaactaatattagtttaatatattcatcGCCTTTTCATCATATCTCTAAAGACGCACTATCCGACCCTCACACTTTTCTAATTTCAATACATAAATCTTTTTTGAATACTATTCTGAGATTAAAATTATCAAgcaaatgttaatttatttactaagtttttaattaaaaataaaacactagtCACCAATCATACTGAGTTATGCGAggtagagtataataatatgtccatatCGGTAAGAATAGAAAGAGAACGTTTAAGAAAATCCTACGAATATCATCATGCTCGTTTATAGTCATTACCGTAACATATATAGACATTGCGTAATACTCTTGTAATACCTACTAGAATAGCATTAGATCGGTTGATGTATCAAcaccatataatatagatttgtaAGTTGAAGCTTTCCGAATGGGTTGTCGTTAAAACTAACTAATTAATTCCAATGATATGAGTatcaaaatcttataaaaataaataattattaattcaactatacaatatagtttttaatttatcataatctCGTAcacttttctttaaaataaaagtttgcaaattatgtaatataggtggaaaaataatataaaatcagcCAATAGAATACCTCTAGACGAAGCTAGGACTTCAGAGATAGACTGATTCTCGCTTACAATTTATGTGAAATACTAGCACACCCTACCCAAAAATGACAACGGTTCTTTATCAATTTCTCAAAGAGACGAACTGCtccagaaaatataatacataaacatagtttttatatcacatgtaattaaaataaatttatcacaTTCAtgcatcatatttaaaataatttgtatacaactttaatataatgtacatttagTGAATCTTTAGAAATGCCGATAACCGCAGCAGTTGaggtgtataaataaatattaataatataaactgtgaATTGTTACTTTCAATACGAAACAAATGCGTACCAACAAAAGATAATACTCACCAATCACCGTTATAATGATTTGAGAATTGATAGCTCCTCCCGATAAGTTGTATATCAGcgtgaactaaaaaaaaaaaaaaaaaataataacgttgaCTTTACTCATCCGACCTGATGGgtgaaattacaatataatcgaACAAAAACCGGAAATgtccgtttaaaaattaaaaaacaactttTATACCGATCGACTTACAACTTTTGATTTCTCGTGACGATCCGGCAAGACCATTTCAACAATCGATATAGTCGCCCTTTTACGAAAAcggatgattatattatattttacattaagcTGCACATTCAAGTaggcaaatattatatacaattaaacaatcagtacctatatgtactgAACGCGCCTATACCTATCACAATGTATGGACGTAAAAAATtgttgaatacaatgatattttgtcCAGGCTCacgaattttacaaaataacaatataatttcataacgCGATagccatcatattattactgcGTCCGTCTATACCACGTATTATTGCACGGTATTACTGCCTATTGCTTAAGTTTAAATATGTCGTCtcagatacctatataaaccgCGTTTATCAAGAGACGGACGGACAGACGTTGaagacacattattattatgttggtgtGCGTTTTGAATCCCCACTATTTcgttatagatattttaagaacACAAGTTGCCTCGAACTTTACGCCTGCACACACGTTTATAATGATACAACACGCATCAATGGAAACTCGAGCATTTGTCCACAGCGTTCAATGAATAAGTGTTAATTTACAATGGCTCcgtaaaacgtttttttttttttttttgtaactttttgtCATTAGTAATAATGCTCTTGGCCTAAATGAGCGAATCCAAACTCTGTCCttacgatataaaaaatataaaatatcgtgaGTTTCCGTCATTTGTCAAAACCTagttctattataaaatattatatagacgtatTTTACTCCGTCTGCTGCAGTTCGTATGTCCCTACATTAAAGTCATTGCCTAGATCTACTATAcgtaataaaaacttttattttaacgtGATTAACGgattttataagatttaaaaaaaattgtcgaatatCGAATAAATACGATTGGGATCCATAAAGCGGTCAATACCGCTTTGTCgctcataataacaatattccaaAACAGTTAAACAATTGGTCTTTGGGTATGATTGATATTATCcctctaataaataaatacatatatatggaCGCAGACAATATTCTTGTCATATTGGCCGACCTAGAAGCCAGGGCATGtatttatggtatttttaataccatataacCTAACCATATAATGCCATATTGATCATTGATGGCAGACGGATTAAAATTTCAGACCTGTCACGTGGTGTTTGGGAAAATTAATTGTCAGCGGACCATCACCACGCCCGTATTTAACGTGgcaaatacaatatatcatagacagtaaaaaaaatacaaaggcattatagtcataagtcataatattagttaataattattgaaatattcagATGTAAGTCCGAAAACTAACTAccaactactattataatttataatatttactagcTGATGACACGGTAATGCGTTGCTATtgctaggtttttgtgattacgcgagcagtatattatcaggtaagcaatctGCCTACGTGGACCTCGCATGGTGCGTACGTAAGTGTAAAATTTAACTTatcgacaaataataataatttaaaaatccctgtttgaaaACTTCCACGGGTTTGACCTCTTATTTACCTTTTTCGTGACAAAATGTAGCCTATCTTCTTTTCCAATGTCGAATCTATCCCTGTGCCAAATTTCATCGCAATTGTATGAACGggttaggaatgcataaaggacataGGTAGTCGGGTACAAACACTttttgtcatttatatattatatagattaaatgtatttattatttgacaatttaaaaaatgcattacctaacttattatttcttaaataaattaaataccagcCCTAATTATaagatcaattaataattattaaattagtgcTATCTAATTATTGAGATCATTGTTTTATAGCACATCTTACTATTATTACCCAATAGActacatttacaaaaataacatcAGTTACTAgtacttattacatattattattaattttcagaaatgctaatataaaatatgtattattaatattgactaTTGCTACTGCTTTGCAAACATTGGTTTGAAATGAGAAAATACaagaaaaattaagtttaaaactaGTCATTGCTACAGTGGAGTCTGTCACTGTTAACCTTCACCCATCGGAAATTTACCAATAACCCAAATGTGTCTCTGATTCATAGtaggcaggtatataatatagtatagaccCCTGTGGTCCAAatccaatatattttacatttacagtGCACTGTAACGTAACCTAACCTAAGCATGTTTACTGCTTAGTTCTTAAAATCTGTAGTATACGTCATTATACGTCCATCGACTACACTActgtactttatttttattataatttgtgcaaTACACAGTCAATAgaactataacaatatttacacCGTCTAATTGCGACGTTTCAATGCGTTCTACCCGTTCATGAATCATAATACACGTACCATGGTAGCATACGCAAATGTcagttttaatacctatttagtgATGTCTtgttaaaaaagaattttttactCTGCCAAAAATATCAAGgtacttatactataatagaGCTAAATTAACACCGTTACATCAATGGTATTACATcttaatatatacacaaatatcGAACCTGTtagcaataaattatgaaatatacattatgtttaaaaaatatatatcatgatttattattaatacctttaAAAAGATATTGCACATTTACACCGTTAACAAAATGATTTACTTCGAAATATTAGTAGCttgtaagaaaaatatatttcaggtacattttagttttaaatgtaatacctatctatttgaTTACTTTATAAACAATAACGGTTTTGATTAACATTCGAAGCATAGGAAGTCTGTTCTAAAACTACTAAAACTGTAATAGGTCGATACGCCTAATACGAtttaatagatacttattaaaataatatatcaaaacacaataacatataatatatatagtacataataattgtaccaatataaatgtaggtaggtacctacacaattatcgataataaatattgatcaatCATCGTGTTGATACATAGAATGTGTAAAcctaacacatattatattatacgtcgtgTGTGTGTTACGGTCTTGGGTCGTTGGGTTGAAGTTTCACGAGCTTTTCGCAGATTTCCCAATATTTCTTGGCGTTTCCTTCGTCTAAGACATCACTTCTCAAACTGCCTtcctaaatttaataaacaataatttcattaaatttatattacttcgATGATTAAAagcgtataaatatataatcaaaagAGATTATATTAACACTCCCGTCGCCGCGGTCGATTCCCTCCATGCAGaggcgaataatattattataagattaaatGAGTGCTAATcgaatttgacataatattattattatgtgtcgtTTGTCCCATCACATCGCCaacaataattcatataattcatgagttattttaagatataataatccCGTACTTGACTTTCCCGTATATACTCTCTATTGCGAGGGAGGTGGACGACCTGTGGCACGAGTTACACTATTGTATAGCAGAGTACATTTAACGCGTGATACAGTGGCACGTGAAACATTTTAAGTGGCACGCGTCGGCGGATAGGTGATTGGTAAGAAAAACAAATCGCCCACTAATCAAAAGAGATTCTAAAACCAATTAGACATACCTCAAAATAGACTTATATGTGGTATGCTCagaacacaattatttatactgcacaataaacaatattgcttattgttcatattatcaATATCACGCTTATTGCCAATGACAATACAGAAGTGTTTATCGATCTAACGACGTGCGTTAAGCGACCACGACCTATCACCTATACCTAACTAGTGGGAAACGACGGTATATCGGCGCATAAAAATTAAGAAGTTTATAACGGAAATCACGGAAGTTGAATTTACAAGTCTGGTAAGTTGATTGaagttaagtaaataaaaacaaacgttATATCGATGGCATAAATCACGGATCGGCGCGCACTATTCGTAATTACCGGAAAATGCAACGTCTAAacgaatgtaaaataataataatataataatatatcataacgcTTGTATGTGCGTATACATAtagggattttttttaatttggaacTGGGCTGAGACTCTTATTCTGATTCATTGCACATAATTACGAACTTGTCACGTAATATATTTCATGCCTGGAATATGTTTCATGCaccgaaatatatatatattatgtattaaaatcatatttactttgcaatctttaaaatatttcccGCTGGTCTTAGCAACGTCTTCACTGACGGTCAAGTAGATTGAAGTTTGTGCGCCTTGTTCGGTAGTCTAAAATTAgatcaaatcaaaatatgtaataaatagtaataaacagTTAGGTAGTttgaaactaataaatatacttaaataaaactgATTTAGTATAATGCTACTACATATTTTACTACATATGCGGTGGCGCAGTGCAcgcaatatagtatattatcataataaaattatggtacTATGATCTATGAGAACACTAAACAgcataatacataatgtatggtttcaatatttaaaaaagaaatgttatattaagatatggttttaaaaatacggtattttatttatttattgtattatcccattttatactttgtatatCGTATGCGACGACGTGTATTAAACTATATGTAgactatgattattttttatattatacaatgttcatacatattgtataggatatatacagagtgattcgttAAGTATGCTCACCCCTTTTTTCCTTCAATAATGTAGtttttcaaaatctgattttttaaaatttttaaatatgcgtacttttcatatttttgagaatttttgtACTACCTACTTGAGGAGTGTCTTGTGGTGATACGAACTTCAGTATTTCAAATGAGAAGCTCcattttcaactgtaaattattttgtgaataatttttcgaaaatattttacgtCTCAGAATCAAAATGTGTACCTTCTAGTAGTTTTTTAGTTACATAACTTTGTATTCTATGGATAAACGGTTCATAGTAATGGGTTTATAAGATATAGAGGCTATGTTGATTTAAgaattgtattcattaaaacATCTATAAACTtcaataattcgtaaaaatggccgaagtataataaatactagttcCAATTTAcgtctaattaatatttttgtaaaactatttttaagtgctattataatattactttaattagtacaaacattttaataactgagataATACTCACTCGAATTTTTGAAGAaggtacatttcaaaataattatcaactaaataatttacagtagggagttctcatttgaaaatcagaagtttgtatcgccaggacactccttaaatagtacgaaaaaattcaagaatttgaaaatattttcattgagtatgtttaaaaattccaaaaatcaaagtttaaataaattcattattgaaGGAAAAAATTGGGGTGAGCATGATTGGCGAATcaccctatatattattattagattataagttcctttattttaaacattatgcaaattaagtacctaggtacaaaatcattttgcgGCTCATGTAAATCcaaatgtattaacttttaacatttaataatgataaaaataagataaaatagaGAGTTTTAATAGAGAAATtggaaaattaacaaaaaagttaatacaagataatttactaaatttaagataaatattaataaattaggaCCAATAACTAACGATTTAAtgattaacaattttaacaatcagaaatcagaatacttgtgttttttttatccataagtattataaaaaatattataataccattgtataaaataattacaaacgaCAATGTATAGTTGCTGAACGTAGCAATACCTACTGTAGCGGGTATTATAGTGTcatgtataaaactattattttatgcatttattaatatttgtagtaTACAAATTCACATCactaataatacgtaataatgtatataatattataataattatattctgacaagcatatttttttcattttaaacacaAGGCACAAATATAATAGCTTGTACGTTTTTTTAACATGTTCCTAACTGCGCCactgtgtaataatatgatttgtcaTTTTCGacgtttattttaaacacataaacaatatattatacaatatattatattatatgaaacataCCTTAAACATGGTCTTGACGATCAGTTGCAAGCCCAAGTTCAACGGGAACGGCACGTTTCTCCATATTCCGGAGTCGATGATACCGGGATGAAGGCAATTGCACGTGACACCTGttcaacgaaaatattattttaggtacattttatcgGTTTAGAAACCATTTAGCCGTATGTCTGTGGGAAAATCACCAGAATTGCTGTCTTTGAGTTTGCGTGCTAATTCCATTGAGAACATGATGTTGGCGTATTTGGAGACATAGTATAAGTAAGCGGGAAATTGATCGGTCGGATTCGGTTTGGCCAAGTTCAATTTTGCGAGCTTGTACAAGTCGGACGCGACTATTACAATCCTGCTGGGGGCGGTCTTCTTCAACAATGCTAAAACGAAAAATACtcttaaacttttataataaaacatatagcTAATATTCACCTAAACAAATTCCTATTGTTCAAAAATGTAGACTATAGCTTACGAGACATGCATGAGTACCTCTATATTGagtaatattaatgtacatatttcagttgaattttgattttaaatttttatttaaaaacttctcGAAATATAGTTCAGCCATACTGACTgtagtacattttattattatacacggtgCGTTACGTATAGaacgattatattttaagtatgataattaataattattatgttatgcattCTTACGTAAAAGTAAATGTGTCAGCAAAAATGGGCCATATTGATTGGTGGCCATGGTAAGTTCTAAACCATCTTcggtaatttttttaccaaaagtaTTAGCCACGCCGGCATTGTTGACTAGTACGTCCAATCGAGATTCTTGTTTGTTTACTTTGGCTGCAAATTGACGTACTGAATTCAAACTGCTTAAATCCAATTGCATGAGCACCACGTCAGAGTTTCCACTACAGCTGATGATTTCGTCTGAGTAAAACCAagagttattcaatttttatgtaagaataataataatattataataatatgttcgatACATTTAAAAAGAGTATGGGTATAGTTGTTATTACAACACGTCTAACCCATACCGATCAATATAGTTAACACAGTTtaagaaacaaatattataaacgcaaTTGGTTGATAAATAACGAAAAGCACACTGTATgagcataatatatcaattgtcGGGTTTCCATACtagatgtatattgtatactacatACATGAACCTGGGTCAAGTTTTCGAACATTAGATGTCTTAAAGTTACGGgttgtaacttataaaattgttcggtacctataatattgttataaataaatacaacttaattcataatttaaaatttgatgtttAAAGGAATATCAGAGATGTTTTCTAACCACAAACTATGTATCATGTATTTATTgtaacctaatattattattaaataacaagttTGTTATTCGGCGTGTGTTGATGAATAACCTATTtcctttttctatttttaaatttcccaaATTAATTTGCGTGcccgttaaataaaatattaacttttataacgatttatttttatgaaaatgacTTTTAGGAAACATGACTTTCAGACACTTTTCACACAGAAccactttttatatatttaaataatgagtcTAAATTGAATACCTACATGTCTCGATACCTCACCATGTTTGTTCACTTTCAACTCGGTTGCCTATCACAGTGGCGTATGCGTATCTTCTATATGTGCCTTTTTTTTGGCTGATTTTTGAGGTGGTTACGGTTTATTCTATAGATATAAAGTCGgtggttaaaataaattagaaaaattacgTAACggattataaattagatttcTATAAAATCTGGAAGAATGAATTTCCAATTGATTAGAGCTTtttctgttattataataaagataaaaaaatataaatttttattatttggcttATGACATCCCTCTCCCCAAATTCCTGTGCACGCCACAGCCCAGCACTCCAATATTTACCAAATGTTTAAAACCTTCACGACTATTTTAATACTCCGTGCTAATTAAAGTACTgacttattataaacataaattatcagTTCAATTTAAAGTGAATAATTCTGCAGTATtccaataaaaaacaaaaacagtaatttaatttttttatttcgagttaattaaaaaaaaaaactacaaattataattattttcgttttttgcaATTTACAGCAAAAGTTGTCTAAAATCTCAACGCAAatctttcaaattaatattattgaaaagcgGTAAACACACCATGCTAAAAGTTATTAAacgaaacattataattaataaaatataatgatacgaATTATGTAGTTGACGGTTGTACGAAATAACAGCACAGAGATTTAACTAATTTAACGTCAATAAATTTGACCATCAGATgcttaaactataaatacataatcGAATAACAATTCCAGTGCCATCGGATCCCGatgcgtttgttttttttactgtagGTACGCACTTCAACCCGCTACTAAAAATG
This is a stretch of genomic DNA from Acyrthosiphon pisum isolate AL4f chromosome A3, pea_aphid_22Mar2018_4r6ur, whole genome shotgun sequence. It encodes these proteins:
- the LOC100167207 gene encoding retinol dehydrogenase 14 isoform X2 encodes the protein MWYSETLSYLHTTNLVVIAAYAALITVIFLVIVKLYTWMTTGVYRGTTIMKGKVVIVTGCNSGIGKETAKDLAKRGARVIMACRNMETGSKARDEIISCSGNSDVVLMQLDLSSLNSVRQFAAKVNKQESRLDVLVNNAGVANTFGKKITEDGLELTMATNQYGPFLLTHLLLPLLKKTAPSRIVIVASDLYKLAKLNLAKPNPTDQFPAYLYYVSKYANIMFSMELARKLKDSNSGVTCNCLHPGIIDSGIWRNVPFPLNLGLQLIVKTMFKTTEQGAQTSIYLTVSEDVAKTSGKYFKDCKEGSLRSDVLDEGNAKKYWEICEKLVKLQPNDPRP
- the LOC100167207 gene encoding retinol dehydrogenase 14 isoform X1 — protein: MYFNSYNMWYSETLSYLHTTNLVVIAAYAALITVIFLVIVKLYTWMTTGVYRGTTIMKGKVVIVTGCNSGIGKETAKDLAKRGARVIMACRNMETGSKARDEIISCSGNSDVVLMQLDLSSLNSVRQFAAKVNKQESRLDVLVNNAGVANTFGKKITEDGLELTMATNQYGPFLLTHLLLPLLKKTAPSRIVIVASDLYKLAKLNLAKPNPTDQFPAYLYYVSKYANIMFSMELARKLKDSNSGVTCNCLHPGIIDSGIWRNVPFPLNLGLQLIVKTMFKTTEQGAQTSIYLTVSEDVAKTSGKYFKDCKEGSLRSDVLDEGNAKKYWEICEKLVKLQPNDPRP